One stretch of Janibacter limosus DNA includes these proteins:
- a CDS encoding PhoH family protein: MPRSDQPDLRALDAIPDDPRAAPPGASASVQQTIVMPDNVPMVGLLGATDELLRTMERAFPKTEILVRGNEFRLNGPSNDLEVIDRLLDELTEIVEAGQPLNKDAVERSITMLRGQTRERPADVLTMNIVSNRGRTIRPKTLGQKHYVDAIGDNTVIFGIGPAGTGKTYLAMAKAVAALQAKQVNRIILTRPAVEAGEKLGFLPGTLGDKIDPYLRPLYDALHDMIDPETIPRLMAAGTIEVAPLAFMRGRTLNDSFIILDEAQNTSPEQMKMFLTRLGFGSKMVVTGDTSQVDLPSGTESGLKVVQRILADVDDVHFAHLEASDVVRHRLVQQIVGAYDRYDATKGERR, translated from the coding sequence ATGCCTCGATCAGACCAACCAGACCTGCGCGCCCTCGACGCCATCCCCGACGACCCGCGTGCCGCCCCCCCGGGTGCCTCGGCCAGCGTCCAGCAGACCATCGTCATGCCGGACAACGTGCCCATGGTCGGTCTCCTCGGAGCGACCGACGAGCTGCTGCGCACGATGGAGCGCGCCTTCCCCAAGACCGAGATCCTCGTGCGGGGCAACGAGTTCCGGCTCAACGGCCCGAGCAACGACCTCGAGGTGATCGACCGTCTCCTCGATGAGCTGACGGAGATCGTCGAGGCCGGCCAGCCGCTCAACAAGGACGCCGTCGAGCGCTCGATCACCATGCTGCGCGGCCAGACCCGCGAGCGGCCCGCCGACGTGCTGACGATGAACATCGTGTCCAACCGGGGGCGCACCATCCGCCCCAAGACGCTCGGGCAGAAGCACTACGTCGACGCGATCGGCGACAACACGGTGATCTTCGGCATCGGCCCGGCCGGTACCGGCAAGACCTACCTGGCGATGGCCAAGGCGGTCGCCGCGCTGCAGGCCAAGCAGGTCAACCGGATCATCCTCACCCGCCCGGCCGTCGAGGCGGGGGAAAAGCTGGGCTTCCTGCCCGGCACCCTGGGCGACAAGATCGACCCGTACCTGCGTCCGCTCTACGACGCGCTGCACGACATGATCGACCCCGAGACGATCCCGCGGCTCATGGCGGCCGGCACGATCGAGGTCGCGCCGCTGGCCTTCATGCGCGGCCGGACGCTCAACGACTCCTTCATCATCCTCGACGAGGCGCAGAACACCTCGCCCGAGCAGATGAAGATGTTCCTCACCCGCCTCGGCTTCGGCTCCAAGATGGTCGTCACCGGTGACACCAGCCAGGTCGACCTGCCCTCGGGCACGGAGTCGGGGCTGAAGGTCGTCCAGCGCATCCTCGCCGACGTCGACGACGTGCACTTCGCCCACCTCGAGGCCTCCGACGTCGTGCGACACCGCCTGGTGCAGCAGATCGTCGGCGCCTACGACCGCTACGACGCGACCAAGGGGGAGCGCCGATGA
- the ybeY gene encoding rRNA maturation RNase YbeY: MSIDVLNETDHEVAEVEFVELSRYVLDEMRVHPQAELCIRFVDEPTMTVLHEQWMDLAGPTDVMSFPMDELRPGREGETSLEGVLGDIVVCPSIAEQQAVTAGHAAIEEMLLLTTHGILHLLGYDHAEPDEEKEMFELQRQLLLTFLAGRGRETSG, from the coding sequence ATGAGCATCGACGTGCTCAACGAGACCGACCACGAGGTCGCGGAGGTCGAGTTCGTCGAGCTCAGCCGCTACGTCCTCGACGAGATGCGGGTGCACCCGCAGGCCGAGCTGTGCATCCGCTTCGTCGACGAACCGACGATGACCGTCCTGCACGAGCAGTGGATGGACCTGGCCGGACCCACCGATGTCATGAGCTTCCCCATGGACGAGCTGCGACCGGGGCGCGAGGGCGAGACCTCCCTCGAGGGTGTCCTCGGCGACATCGTCGTCTGCCCCTCGATCGCCGAGCAGCAGGCCGTCACCGCCGGCCATGCCGCCATCGAGGAGATGCTGCTGCTGACGACCCACGGGATCCTGCACCTCCTCGGCTACGACCACGCCGAGCCCGACGAGGAGAAGGAGATGTTCGAGCTGCAGCGCCAGCTCCTCCTGACCTTCCTGGCCGGCCGTGGGAGGGAGACCTCCGGGTGA
- a CDS encoding 16S rRNA (uracil(1498)-N(3))-methyltransferase, which produces MTAPLFLVDPGALDGLGVDDVVELTGTEAHHAATVVRLSVGEEVLVADRQGARVLTTAQAVSGDLVRLRIASRADEPAPSLRLVLVQALSKDGRDEDAVEAATELGVDGIIPWQADRSIVRWKGPKADKGLRKWANVIERAAKQSRRGRWPVLGELESSSSLAARCAQEGVTPFVLHEDATSPLATAALPSEGEILLVVGPEGGISPQEVDRLVAAGAVPVRLGTEVLRASTAGPAAIAVLSAMGRWR; this is translated from the coding sequence ATGACCGCACCGCTCTTCCTCGTCGACCCCGGCGCCCTCGACGGGCTCGGGGTCGACGACGTCGTCGAGCTGACCGGCACCGAGGCGCACCACGCGGCCACCGTCGTGCGCCTGTCCGTGGGGGAGGAGGTGCTCGTCGCCGACCGGCAGGGTGCCCGCGTCCTCACCACGGCGCAGGCCGTCTCGGGTGATCTCGTGCGGCTGCGGATCGCCTCGCGGGCCGACGAGCCGGCACCCTCCCTTCGCCTCGTCCTCGTGCAGGCGCTGTCCAAGGACGGCCGCGACGAGGACGCCGTCGAGGCGGCCACCGAGCTCGGCGTCGACGGGATCATCCCGTGGCAGGCCGACCGCTCGATCGTGCGGTGGAAGGGCCCCAAGGCCGACAAGGGCCTGCGCAAGTGGGCCAACGTGATCGAGCGCGCCGCCAAGCAGTCCCGGCGCGGTCGTTGGCCGGTCCTCGGCGAGCTCGAGTCGAGCTCGTCGCTCGCCGCACGGTGCGCGCAGGAGGGGGTCACCCCCTTCGTCCTGCACGAGGACGCGACCTCCCCGCTGGCCACGGCCGCGCTGCCGAGCGAAGGGGAGATCCTCCTCGTCGTCGGACCCGAAGGGGGCATCTCGCCCCAGGAGGTCGACCGCCTGGTTGCCGCCGGGGCCGTCCCCGTGCGCCTCGGGACCGAGGTGCTGCGCGCCTCCACCGCCGGACCGGCGGCGATCGCCGTGCTGAGCGCCATGGGCCGCTGGCGGTGA
- the dnaJ gene encoding molecular chaperone DnaJ has translation MNDYYEDLGVSREATPEEIKRAYRKLARTLHPDVNPGAEAEEQFKKVSQAYDVLSDEAKRSQYDRGGDPYGGSHDGFGAGFTFSDIMEQFFGQAAGGGGRGPRSRASRGQDGLVGLEVDLATAVFGGQEDLTIDTAVVCTSCSGDGAQPGTGRRRCDTCGGRGEVQQVQRSFLGQVMTSRPCPTCQGFGEVIPNPCHECSGQGRVRSRRTMKVRIPAGVDSGTRIHLAGEGEVGPGGGAAGDLYVELRVAEHETFTRRGDDLHASVAVPMTAAALGVTMSFATLDGEQEITIKRGTQPGDTIVLDGLGVTHLRREGRGDLVIHVDVRTPTKLDAEQEQLLRDLARVRDEEQPDGELDDVDSGFVGRLRHAFKGR, from the coding sequence GTGAACGACTACTACGAGGACCTCGGCGTCAGCCGCGAGGCCACGCCCGAGGAGATCAAGCGGGCCTACCGCAAGCTCGCCCGCACCCTGCACCCGGACGTCAACCCGGGCGCCGAGGCCGAGGAGCAGTTCAAGAAGGTCTCGCAGGCCTACGACGTGCTCTCCGACGAGGCCAAGCGCAGCCAGTACGACCGGGGCGGTGACCCCTACGGCGGCTCCCACGACGGCTTCGGTGCCGGCTTCACCTTCAGCGACATCATGGAGCAGTTCTTCGGCCAGGCCGCCGGCGGCGGGGGGCGCGGTCCGCGCTCGCGCGCCTCGCGCGGCCAGGACGGGCTCGTCGGGCTCGAGGTCGACCTCGCGACCGCCGTCTTCGGTGGTCAGGAGGACCTGACGATCGACACCGCGGTGGTCTGCACCTCGTGCTCCGGCGACGGCGCCCAGCCCGGCACGGGGCGTCGCCGGTGCGACACCTGTGGTGGTCGCGGCGAGGTGCAGCAGGTCCAGCGCTCCTTCCTCGGCCAGGTCATGACCAGCCGCCCCTGCCCCACCTGCCAGGGCTTCGGCGAGGTCATCCCCAACCCCTGCCACGAGTGCTCCGGCCAGGGCCGCGTGCGCAGCCGCCGGACGATGAAGGTCCGCATCCCCGCCGGCGTCGACTCCGGCACCCGCATCCACCTCGCCGGCGAAGGGGAGGTCGGTCCCGGTGGTGGTGCTGCTGGCGACCTCTACGTCGAGCTGCGCGTGGCCGAGCACGAGACCTTCACCCGCCGTGGTGACGACCTGCACGCGTCCGTGGCCGTCCCGATGACGGCGGCCGCCCTCGGTGTGACGATGAGCTTCGCCACCCTCGACGGTGAGCAGGAGATCACGATCAAGCGCGGCACCCAGCCCGGCGACACCATCGTCCTCGACGGACTGGGCGTCACCCACCTGCGCCGCGAGGGTCGCGGCGACCTGGTGATCCACGTCGACGTGCGCACCCCCACCAAGCTCGACGCCGAGCAGGAGCAGCTGCTGCGCGACCTCGCGCGGGTCCGCGACGAGGAGCAGCCCGACGGCGAGCTCGACGACGTCGACTCCGGCTTCGTCGGCCGGCTGCGGCACGCCTTCAAGGGCCGCTGA
- the hrcA gene encoding heat-inducible transcriptional repressor HrcA codes for MSQEQRRMAVLSAIVEDYVQTSEPVGSKALLDRHQLNVSAATVRNDMAALEDEGLIAAPHTSAGRIPTDAGYRLFVDRLAAVRPMSKGERAAITDYLEGSDDLDVVLDRTVRLLSTLTRQVAVVQYPSLTRSTVKHIELVPMSETRLMVVVIMGSGRVEQRIVPIGIDYMTADGAAALASARARINAATRDRRLADALASLATLHDEDSGTEDALTAGVLASIEEALAEERATKVTLAGTANLARSSSDFPMTLEPVLDVLEQHVVLLRLLSAGATQDVSGITVRIGSENPVSGLQSTSLITSGYGAGDEQVGAVGVLGPTRMDYPATMAQVRAVAAYLSRIVDA; via the coding sequence ATGAGCCAGGAGCAGCGCCGCATGGCCGTGCTCAGCGCCATCGTCGAGGACTACGTGCAGACGTCGGAGCCCGTCGGCTCCAAGGCACTGCTCGACCGCCACCAGCTCAACGTCTCGGCAGCGACCGTGCGCAACGACATGGCGGCCCTCGAGGACGAGGGCCTGATCGCCGCCCCGCACACCTCTGCCGGGCGCATCCCCACCGATGCGGGCTACCGCCTCTTCGTCGACCGTCTGGCGGCCGTGCGTCCGATGTCGAAGGGGGAGCGCGCCGCGATCACCGACTACCTCGAGGGGTCCGACGACCTCGACGTCGTCCTGGACCGCACCGTGCGCCTGCTGTCGACCCTGACCCGTCAGGTCGCCGTCGTGCAGTACCCGTCCCTGACCCGCAGCACGGTCAAGCACATCGAGCTCGTCCCGATGAGCGAGACCAGGCTCATGGTCGTGGTCATCATGGGCAGCGGTCGGGTGGAGCAGCGGATCGTGCCGATCGGCATCGACTACATGACCGCTGACGGTGCTGCCGCCCTGGCGAGTGCCCGGGCGCGGATCAATGCCGCGACCCGTGACCGACGGCTGGCCGACGCGCTGGCCTCGCTCGCGACCCTCCACGACGAGGACTCCGGCACCGAGGACGCCCTGACGGCGGGGGTGCTCGCCTCGATCGAGGAGGCCCTGGCCGAGGAGCGCGCGACCAAGGTGACGCTCGCCGGCACGGCCAACCTCGCCCGCAGCTCCAGCGACTTCCCGATGACGCTCGAGCCCGTGCTCGACGTCCTCGAGCAGCACGTCGTCCTGCTCCGGCTCCTCAGCGCCGGGGCCACGCAGGACGTCTCCGGCATCACGGTGCGCATCGGCTCCGAAAACCCGGTCTCCGGGCTGCAGAGCACCTCGCTGATCACCTCCGGGTACGGCGCCGGCGACGAGCAGGTCGGCGCCGTCGGGGTGCTCGGACCGACTCGCATGGACTACCCCGCGACGATGGCGCAGGTGCGTGCCGTCGCCGCCTATCTCTCGCGGATCGTGGATGCCTGA
- a CDS encoding WXG100 family type VII secretion target — MGEMQEGMDVARVRSIAAQVACLGDDVEAVAKQGRGQLATLSAAWEGPDLETFTGRWDGLEPSIHQLSENLREYSTTMTRNADDQEKGSAGDGRGPDGPGGPGGQRGPVEGPSFIDRIKNLLGGDLKDALNALKKGFGAATGLWGLARFLGGKGNFLQDLKFLSKYLGKSEAVRALGRIGPMTLAEAKAAGLAGWTHKLGSFGGLVRGAGALMGKVAGPLGVVFGGIDIYEGIKNGDWLTAVKGGAGVVSGAAVTALAFGGAALAGTAAAPFILGAAVVGGAVWAGIEIWQNREAIWNGMKTVGSWVGDRASDVYNGVTDAASSVKDTAGSVIKGIGKGLGSVFG, encoded by the coding sequence GTGGGGGAAATGCAGGAGGGGATGGACGTCGCTCGCGTGCGCTCCATCGCGGCCCAGGTGGCTTGCCTGGGCGACGACGTCGAGGCGGTGGCGAAGCAGGGGAGGGGGCAGCTGGCCACCCTGAGCGCCGCTTGGGAGGGACCCGATCTCGAGACCTTCACGGGTCGCTGGGACGGACTGGAGCCCTCGATCCACCAGCTCTCCGAGAACCTGCGGGAGTACAGCACGACGATGACGCGCAACGCTGACGACCAGGAGAAGGGGTCCGCTGGTGACGGTCGGGGCCCCGACGGACCTGGTGGCCCCGGCGGACAGCGCGGTCCGGTCGAGGGCCCGAGCTTCATCGACCGGATCAAGAACCTGCTCGGGGGTGACCTCAAGGACGCGCTGAACGCGTTGAAGAAGGGCTTCGGTGCCGCCACGGGGCTGTGGGGCCTGGCCCGCTTCCTCGGGGGCAAGGGCAACTTCCTGCAGGACCTGAAGTTCCTGTCCAAGTACCTCGGCAAGAGTGAGGCGGTCAGGGCGCTCGGCCGCATCGGGCCGATGACGCTCGCCGAGGCGAAGGCAGCCGGGCTCGCGGGCTGGACTCACAAGCTCGGCTCCTTCGGCGGTCTCGTGCGTGGTGCCGGTGCCCTCATGGGCAAGGTGGCCGGCCCACTCGGCGTGGTCTTCGGCGGGATCGACATCTACGAGGGCATCAAGAACGGTGACTGGCTCACGGCCGTCAAGGGCGGGGCCGGGGTCGTCTCCGGTGCTGCCGTCACGGCCCTCGCCTTCGGCGGCGCCGCCCTGGCGGGCACGGCAGCGGCTCCCTTCATCCTCGGTGCCGCGGTCGTGGGCGGCGCCGTCTGGGCTGGCATCGAGATCTGGCAGAACCGCGAGGCCATCTGGAACGGCATGAAGACCGTCGGCTCATGGGTGGGCGACCGCGCCTCGGACGTCTACAACGGGGTCACGGACGCGGCATCGTCCGTCAAGGACACGGCAGGTAGCGTCATCAAGGGCATCGGCAAGGGACTCGGGAGCGTGTTCGGATGA
- a CDS encoding DUF3097 domain-containing protein, whose amino-acid sequence MSDRYGKDVLSGDWKSKGRLSRPTSQALEATRGTVVEDVETGWVGAVVSVEKAGGVHVVHLEDRRGKVKAFPLGPGFHVDGRPVTLTAPKGAQRAALATVRQQSSRTASGSVAVHDGKAKVALASRIFVEGRHDAELVEKVWGHDLRVEGVVVEPLDGVDDLAAAIREFSPGRGRRMGVLVDHLVPGSKESRIVAEANRVAPDHVLVVGHPYVDVWQSVRPQRLGMDAWPTIPRSMEWKRGICAHLGWAHETQADIARAWKQILGTVRSYADLEPALLGRVEELIDFVTAPE is encoded by the coding sequence GTGAGCGATCGATATGGCAAGGATGTCCTCTCCGGCGACTGGAAGTCCAAGGGCAGGCTGTCGCGCCCCACGTCCCAAGCCCTCGAGGCCACCCGCGGAACCGTCGTCGAGGACGTCGAGACCGGCTGGGTCGGCGCTGTCGTCTCGGTGGAGAAGGCCGGCGGCGTGCACGTCGTCCACCTCGAGGACCGCCGCGGCAAGGTCAAGGCCTTCCCCCTCGGCCCCGGCTTCCACGTCGACGGGCGTCCGGTCACGCTCACCGCGCCGAAGGGGGCCCAGCGTGCGGCCCTGGCCACGGTCCGGCAGCAGTCCTCGCGCACCGCGAGCGGGTCGGTGGCCGTCCACGACGGCAAGGCGAAGGTGGCCCTCGCGTCCCGGATCTTCGTCGAGGGCCGGCACGACGCCGAGCTCGTCGAGAAGGTCTGGGGCCACGACCTGCGCGTCGAGGGCGTCGTCGTCGAGCCTCTCGACGGGGTCGACGACCTGGCCGCCGCGATCCGCGAGTTCTCCCCCGGCCGCGGCCGCCGGATGGGGGTGCTCGTCGACCACCTCGTGCCGGGCAGCAAGGAGTCACGCATCGTCGCGGAGGCCAACCGGGTGGCACCCGACCACGTGCTCGTCGTGGGCCACCCCTATGTCGACGTGTGGCAGTCCGTGCGGCCGCAGCGCCTCGGCATGGACGCGTGGCCGACGATCCCGCGCTCCATGGAGTGGAAGCGCGGGATCTGCGCGCACCTCGGCTGGGCCCACGAGACGCAGGCCGACATCGCCCGGGCCTGGAAGCAGATCCTCGGCACCGTGCGCTCCTACGCCGACCTCGAGCCCGCGCTGCTCGGGCGCGTGGAGGAGCTCATCGACTTCGTGACCGCGCCGGAGTGA
- the era gene encoding GTPase Era, whose protein sequence is MTVDQPDATQWHAGFACLVGRPNAGKSTLTNALVGDKVAITSSKPQTTRHTIRGIVTRDHQQLILVDTPGLHRPRTLLGERLNDLVRETLLEVDVIGFCLPADQKVGPGDTYIARDLAELQRAKRVPVVAIATKSDKVDRERLAEHLIAIDQLGDWAAIIPCSAVRGDQVEELFGVLVEHLPTSPAALYPEGQLSDEDDDKMIAELVREAALEGVRDELPHSLAVVVEEIVPREGRPDDDPMLDVRVNVFVERDSQKAIIIGRGGSRLREVGTTARVGIEKLLGSKVFLDLHVKVAKDWQRDPKQLQRLGF, encoded by the coding sequence ATGACCGTGGACCAGCCGGACGCGACCCAGTGGCACGCAGGATTTGCCTGCCTGGTCGGACGCCCCAACGCGGGCAAGTCGACCCTGACCAATGCCCTCGTCGGCGACAAGGTGGCCATCACCTCGAGCAAGCCGCAGACGACGCGGCACACCATCCGCGGCATCGTCACCCGGGACCACCAGCAGCTGATCCTCGTCGACACCCCGGGTCTGCACCGACCGCGCACCCTGCTCGGTGAGCGTCTCAACGACCTGGTCCGCGAGACCCTGCTCGAGGTCGACGTCATCGGCTTCTGCCTGCCCGCCGACCAGAAGGTCGGGCCCGGTGACACCTACATCGCCCGGGACCTGGCCGAGCTGCAGCGGGCCAAGCGCGTACCGGTGGTGGCCATCGCCACCAAGAGCGACAAGGTCGACCGCGAGCGGCTGGCCGAGCACCTCATCGCCATCGACCAGCTGGGTGACTGGGCCGCGATCATCCCGTGCTCCGCCGTGCGCGGCGACCAGGTCGAGGAGCTCTTCGGGGTGCTCGTCGAGCACCTGCCCACCTCGCCGGCGGCGCTGTACCCCGAGGGTCAGCTCAGCGACGAGGACGACGACAAGATGATCGCCGAGCTCGTGCGCGAGGCGGCCCTCGAGGGTGTGCGCGACGAGCTCCCGCACAGCCTGGCCGTGGTCGTCGAGGAGATCGTGCCGCGCGAGGGCCGACCGGACGACGACCCGATGCTCGACGTGCGGGTCAACGTCTTCGTCGAGCGCGACAGCCAGAAGGCGATCATCATCGGTCGGGGCGGCTCACGCCTGCGTGAGGTGGGGACGACGGCCCGGGTCGGCATCGAAAAGCTGCTGGGTAGCAAGGTCTTCCTCGACCTGCACGTCAAGGTCGCCAAGGACTGGCAGCGGGACCCCAAGCAGCTGCAGCGACTGGGCTTCTGA
- a CDS encoding CNNM domain-containing protein: protein MTLIIGAVVSIVVAFVLTLVDAAIGSTSRVAAEQADSEGRRGAPALRKILADSAGPISVLAFLRAIAEASAAVLITLVVVEEVERTWLALIVSAAIMVVVTFVLVGVSPRTLGQQHSTRIALAGAPVVIGLRRVLGPVARLLVSFGNAVTPGGGYRDGPFRSEAELRDLLDLAGESSIIEDEERDMLHSVFELGDTMASEVMVPRTDMITIESDKPARKGLNLFIRSGFSRVPVVGESSDDIVGLLYLKDVVRRLIADDDARDLPVSTMMRPAPFVPESKPVDALLREMQRDQTHAAIVVDEYGGTAGLVTIEDILEEIVGEITDEYDREGPGVQDLGSGRFRVPAGMHIDDLGELYGVELDDEEVDTVGGLIGKVTGRVPIVGARCMVGGLSLTAEKMSGRQHRIATVIVEQVSTESTQDGREHEEIGA from the coding sequence ATGACCCTGATCATCGGCGCGGTCGTCTCGATCGTCGTCGCCTTCGTCCTCACCCTCGTGGACGCAGCGATCGGGTCCACCTCCCGCGTCGCGGCGGAGCAGGCCGACAGCGAGGGGCGAAGGGGGGCACCCGCCCTCCGCAAGATCCTCGCCGACAGCGCCGGGCCGATCTCCGTCCTCGCCTTCCTGCGGGCCATCGCCGAGGCGAGCGCCGCGGTACTCATCACCCTCGTCGTCGTCGAGGAGGTCGAGCGCACCTGGCTGGCGCTGATCGTCTCGGCAGCGATCATGGTCGTCGTCACCTTCGTCCTCGTCGGCGTCTCGCCCCGGACCCTCGGGCAGCAGCACAGCACGCGGATCGCCCTGGCAGGGGCTCCCGTCGTCATCGGGTTGCGGCGCGTGCTCGGACCCGTCGCGCGACTGCTCGTCTCCTTCGGCAATGCCGTGACACCCGGTGGCGGGTACCGCGACGGGCCCTTCCGCTCCGAGGCGGAGCTGCGCGACCTGCTCGACCTGGCGGGGGAGTCCTCGATCATCGAGGACGAGGAGCGCGACATGCTGCACTCCGTCTTCGAGCTTGGGGACACGATGGCCAGCGAGGTGATGGTCCCGCGCACCGACATGATCACCATCGAGTCCGACAAGCCGGCCCGCAAGGGGCTCAACCTCTTCATCCGCTCCGGGTTCTCCCGGGTCCCGGTCGTCGGTGAGTCCAGCGACGACATCGTCGGCCTGCTCTACCTCAAGGACGTCGTGCGGCGGCTCATCGCCGACGACGATGCTCGCGACCTGCCGGTCTCGACCATGATGCGGCCGGCCCCCTTCGTCCCCGAGAGCAAGCCGGTCGATGCGCTGCTGCGCGAGATGCAGCGCGACCAGACGCACGCCGCGATCGTCGTCGACGAGTACGGCGGTACCGCGGGGCTGGTGACGATCGAGGACATCCTCGAGGAGATCGTCGGTGAGATCACCGACGAGTACGACCGTGAGGGGCCCGGGGTGCAGGACCTTGGCAGCGGCCGCTTCCGGGTCCCGGCCGGGATGCACATCGACGACCTCGGCGAGCTCTACGGCGTGGAGCTCGACGACGAGGAGGTCGACACGGTCGGGGGCCTGATCGGCAAGGTCACCGGTCGCGTGCCGATCGTCGGCGCCCGGTGCATGGTGGGTGGCCTGTCCCTCACTGCTGAGAAGATGTCCGGACGACAACACCGCATCGCCACCGTCATCGTCGAGCAGGTCTCCACGGAGTCGACGCAGGACGGGCGCGAGCACGAGGAGATCGGGGCATGA
- a CDS encoding BCCT family transporter, translating to MTEPTQPPTSGPHAPPRDTRRVDHPALEPRIVDKSDKLGIDYIVFGVTAVLAIAFVLWGVLSTASLASASASGLDWVVTNTGWLFALASTGFVFFVIWLAASKYGNIPLGADGEQPEFKTISWIAMMFSAGMGIGLMFWGAAEPLAHFLTPPPGTGEVGNDQATRTAMATTLFHWTLHPWAIYTVAGLAIGYGVFRKGRGLTISAVFEPLLGKRQVEGPAGKVIDIFAIFATLFGSATSLGLGALQIASGVKIVGWANDVTNTVLVLIIVVLTICFIFSAVSGVEKGIQWLSNTNMVLAFVLAAFVFVAGPTIFILNLVPTSLGTYMQHLMEYSARTNAQGEPGMKDWLSGWTIFYWAWWVSWTPFVGMFIARISRGRTIREFVTGVLLVPSTVSLIWFAIFGGAAIKAQEMGVPLDKFEGGEESTLFALLDSMPWAAVTSVLVMVLVAIFFVSGADAASIVMGSLSERGTLEPNKVTVIFWGVATGAAAAIMLIIGGEDSLTGLQQVTIVAALPFVLIMIGMAVSLMKDLKTDPMAVRGAYARAALSQAVVAGVTEHGDDFVLSVDHAAPGEGIDRDKVAPLTTEGVSSESSSQDGPEAGTRA from the coding sequence GTGACTGAACCTACGCAACCACCGACCTCTGGACCGCACGCACCGCCACGCGACACCCGACGCGTCGACCACCCGGCCCTCGAGCCGCGGATCGTCGACAAGAGCGACAAGCTCGGCATCGACTACATCGTCTTCGGCGTGACCGCCGTGCTCGCCATCGCCTTCGTCCTGTGGGGCGTGCTGAGCACCGCATCGCTGGCCAGCGCCTCGGCCAGCGGCCTCGACTGGGTCGTGACCAACACCGGCTGGCTCTTCGCGCTGGCCTCGACCGGCTTCGTCTTCTTCGTCATCTGGCTGGCCGCCAGCAAGTACGGCAACATCCCGCTCGGCGCTGACGGCGAGCAGCCCGAGTTCAAGACGATCTCGTGGATCGCGATGATGTTCTCCGCCGGCATGGGGATCGGCCTGATGTTCTGGGGGGCGGCGGAGCCGCTCGCGCACTTCCTCACGCCGCCACCCGGCACCGGCGAGGTCGGCAACGATCAAGCCACCCGGACGGCCATGGCCACGACCCTCTTCCACTGGACGTTGCACCCGTGGGCCATCTACACCGTCGCCGGTCTGGCGATCGGTTACGGCGTCTTCCGCAAGGGCCGTGGCCTGACGATCAGCGCGGTCTTCGAGCCGCTGCTCGGCAAGCGTCAGGTCGAGGGGCCGGCCGGCAAGGTCATCGACATCTTCGCGATCTTCGCCACGCTCTTCGGCTCGGCGACCTCGCTGGGCCTGGGCGCGCTGCAGATCGCCTCCGGCGTCAAGATCGTCGGCTGGGCCAACGACGTGACCAACACCGTGCTCGTCCTCATCATCGTCGTGCTGACGATCTGCTTCATCTTCTCCGCCGTCTCCGGTGTGGAGAAGGGCATCCAGTGGCTGTCCAACACCAACATGGTGCTGGCCTTCGTCCTGGCCGCCTTCGTCTTCGTGGCCGGCCCGACGATCTTCATCCTCAACCTGGTCCCGACCTCGCTGGGCACCTACATGCAGCACCTCATGGAGTACTCCGCGCGGACCAACGCCCAGGGTGAGCCGGGCATGAAGGACTGGCTCTCGGGCTGGACGATCTTCTACTGGGCCTGGTGGGTCAGCTGGACCCCCTTCGTCGGCATGTTCATCGCCCGCATCTCGCGTGGTCGCACCATCCGCGAGTTCGTCACCGGCGTGCTCCTCGTGCCGAGCACCGTCAGCCTGATCTGGTTCGCGATCTTCGGTGGTGCCGCCATCAAGGCGCAGGAGATGGGCGTGCCCCTCGACAAGTTCGAGGGCGGCGAGGAGAGCACGCTCTTCGCGCTGCTCGACTCGATGCCGTGGGCCGCCGTGACCTCGGTGCTCGTCATGGTGCTCGTCGCGATCTTCTTCGTCTCGGGCGCGGACGCGGCCTCGATCGTCATGGGCTCGCTCAGCGAGCGCGGCACGCTCGAGCCCAACAAGGTCACGGTGATCTTCTGGGGTGTCGCCACCGGCGCCGCCGCGGCGATCATGCTCATCATCGGCGGCGAGGACTCGCTGACAGGTCTGCAGCAGGTGACCATCGTCGCGGCACTGCCCTTCGTGCTGATCATGATCGGTATGGCGGTCTCGCTGATGAAGGACCTCAAGACCGACCCGATGGCGGTGCGCGGTGCGTACGCCCGTGCGGCGCTCTCGCAGGCCGTCGTCGCCGGCGTCACCGAGCACGGTGACGACTTCGTCCTGTCGGTCGACCACGCCGCTCCCGGTGAGGGCATCGACCGCGACAAGGTCGCGCCGCTGACCACCGAGGGAGTCTCCTCGGAGTCGTCCTCGCAGGACGGCCCGGAGGCTGGCACGCGGGCCTGA